Proteins co-encoded in one Oncorhynchus masou masou isolate Uvic2021 chromosome 22, UVic_Omas_1.1, whole genome shotgun sequence genomic window:
- the LOC135508672 gene encoding carbohydrate sulfotransferase 1-like, which translates to MECSWKTVLLLVCASLGVQYTAIRTLRDSLSGPCHGGIYHCQNRQPKDSRWRAMCEDNTLPMETSAMVSRRHILLFATTRSGSSFTGQLFNQHPAIFYAFEPLYHVQQAFTNTSGRLRRALDRRALLGAYRDLLLNLYTCDLRFLENYIRPEPQDHVTGSFFRRSSSRALCSPPVCPEGGEGASASGSQPDETWCPKKCGALNLTLASIACLSRGHVAIKTVRVPEVGDLRTLTEDPRLDLRIVHLVRDPRAILASRMMAFSEQFRAWKIWNATGRQPHYVDLAQITSTCRDMADSAETMLQRPAWLRGRYLLVRYEDLALNPKEKAQEIYRFVGLEMDESVHSWIAHNTNNSAPPTSEWNYKYSTTRDSKATAESWRLRLAFDIVRTLQTLCNDTLSLLGYRVVHSVADLRNMSNSLVEPRPFQTLL; encoded by the exons ATGGAGTGCTCCTGGAAGACAGTGCTGCTGCTGGTGTGTGCCTCTCTGGGGGTCCAGTACACAGCCATCCGCACCCTAAGAGACTCCCTGTCCGGGCCCTGCCACGGTGGCATCTACCACTGTCAAAACCGACAGCCCAAAG ACTCCAGGTGGAGAGCTATGTGTGAGGACAACACATTGCCCATGGAAACATCAGCCATGGTCTCCCGGCGCCACATCCTCCTGTTCGCCACCACCCGCAGTGGCTCCTCCTTCACTGGTCAGCTCTTCAACCAGCATCCGGCCATCTTCTACGCGTTCGAGCCCCTCTACCACGTCCAGCAGGCCTTCACCAACACCAGCGGCAGACTGCGTCGGGCCCTGGACCGCCGGGCCCTGCTGGGGGCCTACCGGGacctcctcctcaacctctaCACCTGTGACCTACGCTTCCTGGAGAACTACATCCGTCCTGAGCCCCAGGACCACGTCACCGGGTCTTTCTTCCGCCGGAGCTCCAGCCGAGCTCTCTGCTCCCCCCCTGTGTGCCCCGAGGGTGGTGAGGGGGCCTCGGCCTCTGGGAGTCAGCCTGATGAGACCTGGTGCCCCAAGAAGTGCGGGGCGCTGAACCTCACCCTGGCCTCCATCGCGTGTCTTTCACGGGGCCACGTGGCCATCAAGACGGTGCGTGTCCCTGAGGTGGGGGACCTGCGCACCTTGACCGAGGACCCGCGGCTAGACCTAAGGATCGTTCACCTGGTGCGCGACCCCAGAGCCATCCTGGCCTCGCGCATGATGGCATTCTCTGAGCAGTTTCGTGCCTGGAAGATCTGGAATGCTACAGGTAGGCAGCCGCACTATGTAGACCTAGCTCAGATCACCAGCACCTGCAGGGACATGGCAGACTCAGCAGAGACAATGCTGCAGAGGCCGGCGTGGCTTCGTGGACGCTACCTCTTGGTGCGCTACGAGGACCTGGCCCTCAACCCCAAGGAGAAGGCTCAGGAGATCTACAGGTTTGTGGGGTTGGAGATGGATGAAAGCGTGCACTCGTGGATCGCACATAACACCAACAACAGCGCACCTCCTACATCCGAGTGGAACTATAAGTATTCCACCACCAGAGACTCCAAAGCCACAGCAGAGAGCTGGAGACTGAGACTAGCGTTTGATATAGTGAGGACTTTGCAGACTCTGTGCAATGATACACTCTCTCTTCTAGGCTACAGGGTGGTCCACTCTGTGGCTGATCTGAGAAACATGTCTAATAGTCTGGTGGAGCCCAGGCCTTTTCAGACTCTCCTATAA